From a region of the Leptospira kmetyi serovar Malaysia str. Bejo-Iso9 genome:
- a CDS encoding ABC transporter permease subunit: MKKYFLKRFLLIIPTLLGMTFIVFLISHFAPGGPLETEIAKIRGYANSQGGSAKTISEEEIDLIKKRLHLDKPVGIAYLYWLKEILTFNLGESRLHTREVSDLILEKLPVSLTFGLSGFLLSYLICIPLGISKALKNGERFDIASSGIILITYSIPVFALSVLLLYTFASGELLSIFPLGHEVSDEYESLSSWEKVVDRIEHMFLPVICYVSGSFAVLTLLMKNSLLDQISKEYVRTALSKGFSFKEAIFKHAFRNSLIPIATGFGSNLSLIFAGSLVIELVFNIDGMGLLSFQAVTERDTDLMMGLLLVQSLLSLTGNILSDFCYVLIDPRIQFE; the protein is encoded by the coding sequence ATGAAAAAATATTTCCTAAAACGATTTCTTCTCATCATACCCACGCTGTTGGGCATGACGTTCATAGTTTTTTTAATTTCTCACTTCGCGCCGGGCGGTCCGCTGGAAACGGAAATCGCAAAAATTCGAGGTTACGCAAATTCGCAGGGCGGAAGCGCGAAAACGATTTCGGAAGAGGAAATCGACCTCATCAAAAAAAGATTACACTTGGACAAGCCGGTAGGAATCGCATATCTTTATTGGCTTAAAGAAATTCTCACCTTCAACTTGGGAGAATCCAGACTTCACACAAGAGAAGTATCCGATCTGATTCTGGAAAAACTTCCGGTATCATTGACCTTCGGACTTTCCGGATTTTTACTTTCTTATCTCATCTGTATTCCGCTCGGAATTTCAAAGGCTTTAAAAAACGGAGAACGGTTCGACATCGCTTCGAGCGGAATCATCTTGATCACGTATTCGATTCCGGTATTCGCACTTTCCGTTTTACTTCTTTATACGTTCGCTTCGGGAGAATTGCTTTCGATCTTTCCGTTGGGCCACGAAGTTTCGGACGAATACGAATCCTTGTCTTCTTGGGAAAAAGTAGTCGATCGAATCGAACATATGTTTCTTCCCGTGATCTGTTACGTTTCCGGTTCCTTTGCCGTTCTTACCTTGTTGATGAAAAATTCTCTCTTGGATCAGATCTCGAAAGAATACGTTCGCACCGCGCTTTCGAAAGGATTCAGTTTTAAGGAAGCGATCTTCAAACATGCGTTTCGAAATTCTTTGATTCCGATCGCGACCGGGTTCGGCAGCAATTTAAGTTTGATCTTTGCGGGTTCGCTCGTGATCGAACTCGTATTCAACATCGACGGAATGGGGCTCTTGAGTTTTCAAGCCGTGACCGAAAGAGATACGGATTTGATGATGGGACTTTTACTCGTACAAAGTCTTTTGTCCTTAACCGGAAATATTCTCTCCGATTTTTGTTACGTTCTCATCGATCCGAGGATTCAGTTCGAATGA
- a CDS encoding ABC transporter permease encodes MILSPIFVKRFQKFKANKRAWYSLIILLISYSISLFAPLIATNQPLIVSYQDKWRFPIFSFYPESEFGGENLTPPNYKKLAQREDFVSGSNWMLFAPVPYGYNEDNLESLEEGETPPSSPNRKHWLGTDDRGRDVFTRVFYAYRNALSFGLILVFLELAMGTLIGGVQGYFGGKTDILMQRIIEILSAIPFLYLILIVGAFFGRGFTVLLITYGALSWIGISYYMRGEFYKLKQLTYVDSAKALGVSSFRIMLRHILPNAITPLVTFLPFTLIGSISILSALDFLGYGIPAPNPSWGEMIGQGRERLSAWWLITFPSSALFLTILLTSFIGEGLRDSFDSREKAVYE; translated from the coding sequence ATGATTCTCAGTCCGATTTTTGTAAAACGGTTTCAAAAGTTCAAAGCCAACAAAAGGGCTTGGTACTCGTTAATCATATTATTGATTTCTTATTCGATTTCACTTTTCGCTCCTTTGATCGCCACCAACCAACCTTTGATCGTAAGTTATCAAGACAAATGGCGGTTTCCCATTTTTTCGTTTTATCCCGAATCCGAGTTCGGAGGGGAGAATTTAACTCCGCCGAATTACAAAAAATTAGCGCAAAGAGAAGACTTCGTTTCCGGTTCCAACTGGATGCTTTTCGCTCCCGTTCCGTACGGATACAACGAGGATAATCTCGAAAGTTTGGAAGAAGGCGAAACGCCTCCTTCTTCTCCCAATCGCAAACACTGGCTCGGAACCGACGATCGGGGTCGCGACGTTTTCACGAGAGTTTTTTACGCGTATCGAAACGCTCTCAGCTTCGGGCTTATATTAGTATTTCTTGAATTAGCTATGGGAACCTTGATCGGAGGAGTTCAGGGTTATTTCGGAGGAAAGACGGATATTCTCATGCAGAGAATCATAGAAATTCTTTCCGCGATTCCGTTTTTATATTTGATCCTGATCGTGGGCGCGTTTTTCGGAAGAGGATTTACGGTTCTTTTGATCACGTACGGCGCTTTGAGTTGGATCGGAATTTCGTATTATATGCGCGGAGAATTCTACAAACTCAAACAACTTACTTACGTCGATTCCGCGAAGGCCTTGGGAGTCAGTTCGTTTCGAATCATGCTTCGTCATATTCTTCCCAACGCGATCACACCGCTCGTTACATTCTTACCTTTTACTTTGATCGGATCGATTTCGATTTTAAGCGCGTTGGACTTTCTCGGTTACGGAATTCCCGCGCCGAATCCTTCTTGGGGAGAAATGATCGGACAAGGAAGAGAACGTCTCAGCGCGTGGTGGTTGATCACGTTTCCTTCGAGCGCTTTGTTTCTTACGATCTTGTTGACTTCGTTTATCGGAGAAGGTCTGCGCGATTCTTTCGATTCCAGAGAAAAGGCGGTGTATGAATGA
- a CDS encoding ABC transporter ATP-binding protein, whose protein sequence is MNAPLLQVKNFSLDLHSESKWLPVLQNLNFEIRKGEILSLIGESGCGKSLTSLALTRLIPSNISKVKSGEILYQGKDLLKLSSEELRKVRGKEIAYIFQEPFAALNPLLKIQEQMIEAYLMHVSQNRKEAIEKAEFLLSSVGITDIKERLYSYPNQMSGGILQRISIAMALMCDPSLLIADEPTSAIDVTIQAQLVELLLNLQKQNGMSILFISHDFGLVGTIADRIAVMYAGRIAELGDTDSVIDSPNHPYTVDLLRSIPSLAKTVEDLQPIHGIVPSPDQYPIGCHYSTRCKSVFNSCKESKPELFTIKSEGEPHLSACFLAKNRESI, encoded by the coding sequence ATGAACGCGCCTCTTCTTCAGGTTAAGAATTTTTCGTTGGATCTTCATTCCGAAAGTAAATGGCTTCCAGTTTTGCAGAACTTAAACTTCGAAATCAGAAAGGGTGAAATTCTTTCTTTGATCGGAGAATCGGGATGCGGCAAATCCCTTACTTCTCTCGCGTTGACGCGATTGATTCCATCGAATATATCCAAAGTAAAGTCCGGAGAAATCTTATATCAAGGAAAGGATCTTCTAAAACTTTCTTCGGAAGAATTGAGAAAGGTCCGAGGAAAAGAAATCGCTTATATCTTTCAGGAACCGTTCGCGGCTCTCAATCCGTTGCTGAAAATCCAGGAACAAATGATCGAAGCGTATCTGATGCACGTTTCTCAAAACCGTAAGGAGGCGATCGAAAAGGCGGAGTTTCTTCTTTCCTCGGTCGGCATCACGGATATTAAAGAAAGATTATATTCTTATCCGAATCAGATGAGCGGAGGAATTCTGCAAAGAATCAGCATCGCGATGGCTCTGATGTGCGATCCGAGTCTTCTGATTGCCGACGAACCTACGAGCGCGATCGACGTGACGATTCAAGCGCAGTTGGTCGAACTTCTTTTGAATCTGCAAAAACAAAACGGGATGTCCATTCTTTTTATATCGCACGACTTCGGTTTAGTGGGAACGATCGCGGATCGAATCGCGGTGATGTACGCCGGAAGAATCGCCGAACTCGGAGATACGGATTCGGTGATCGATTCGCCGAATCATCCTTATACGGTAGATTTGCTTCGATCCATTCCTTCTCTTGCGAAAACCGTCGAGGATTTACAACCGATTCACGGAATCGTACCTTCGCCCGATCAATATCCGATCGGATGTCATTATTCTACTCGTTGCAAATCCGTATTCAATTCTTGCAAAGAAAGTAAACCGGAACTGTTTACTATAAAGTCCGAAGGAGAACCGCATCTTTCGGCGTGTTTCCTCGCAAAAAATCGGGAATCAATTTAA
- a CDS encoding ABC transporter ATP-binding protein has protein sequence MIRIQDLTISYYTKSGFGFKKNRIAAVDGINLEIGSNEILGLVGESGCGKSTLGRGLVKLLKPESGSIHFEDREITSLSSSEFFPFRKNLQIIFQDPYSSLNPRMTIAEILMEGLEIHEKLSIEEAEKKIKEILERVNLSADILTRFPHEFSGGQRQRIAIARALILKPKFVICDESVSALDVSTGTQVLKLLVELKNEFGLSYLFISHDLGVVKSISDRIAVMYLGKIVELGATKEIISKPAHPYTRALFQSTFDVYDRKKVRIPLKGEIPSVVNKPSGCHFHTRCPIAQDLCKSEVPVWKEVGAGQKVLCHFPLDR, from the coding sequence ATGATCCGCATTCAAGATTTAACAATCAGTTATTATACGAAATCCGGATTCGGATTTAAAAAAAATCGGATCGCCGCAGTGGACGGAATCAATCTTGAAATCGGAAGCAACGAGATTCTCGGTTTAGTGGGAGAATCCGGTTGCGGCAAATCCACGTTGGGAAGAGGTCTCGTAAAACTATTAAAACCGGAATCGGGATCGATTCACTTTGAAGACCGCGAAATCACATCCCTTTCCTCCTCGGAATTTTTTCCGTTTAGAAAGAATCTTCAGATCATCTTTCAAGATCCGTATTCTTCCCTAAACCCGAGAATGACGATCGCGGAAATTCTGATGGAAGGTTTGGAAATTCACGAAAAACTTTCCATCGAAGAAGCGGAAAAAAAGATCAAAGAAATCTTGGAACGAGTGAATTTATCCGCGGATATTCTTACGCGATTTCCGCACGAATTTTCCGGAGGACAAAGACAAAGAATCGCGATCGCGCGGGCCTTGATTTTAAAACCTAAGTTCGTCATCTGCGACGAATCGGTTTCGGCTCTCGACGTTTCCACGGGAACTCAAGTTTTAAAACTTTTGGTCGAATTAAAAAACGAATTCGGTCTTTCATATTTGTTTATCTCGCACGATCTCGGTGTGGTAAAATCTATCTCGGATAGGATCGCCGTTATGTATTTGGGTAAAATCGTCGAACTCGGCGCTACTAAAGAAATTATTTCCAAACCGGCCCACCCGTATACGAGAGCCCTTTTTCAATCCACGTTCGACGTCTACGACAGAAAAAAGGTAAGAATCCCGCTCAAAGGAGAAATCCCGAGCGTAGTAAACAAACCTTCCGGTTGTCATTTCCATACCCGATGCCCGATCGCGCAGGATCTCTGCAAATCCGAGGTTCCGGTTTGGAAAGAAGTCGGAGCCGGCCAAAAGGTACTCTGTCATTTTCCGTTGGATCGGTAA